Proteins found in one Cetobacterium somerae genomic segment:
- a CDS encoding cation:proton antiporter domain-containing protein, protein MNYFIILLFFIFLAFYSNYVGKIFEKIKFPSLIGMMIAGVLIGPYGLNKTPELALELAPILKDVALIIVLFIGGLGIGADQIKKIGRPAILLSIIPATLEGFAIAYLSTIFLGFTFIQGAILGFIIAAVSPAVLIPSMVSLIDKNIGQKKSIPQLLLVGASADDTIAITLFTSFLAIYFQKLDGGTFDFKTQLFLIPVSIVVSLIIGWLVGLIGKYSYLKINNNKIKIAVVFTICLVLRFIENKFHFTLYNSLLTIMSLGFFIRYYQVEKYKEIHKGMNEIWKYGKIYLFTFVGMAINPGLVGGYFFIGLTILTYSLSIRSIGVLIALIGTNLTYKERLFCVIAYLPKATVQSAKAGIPLQMGVVGGEVMQAIAILSVLITAPLGAIGINSTYKKLLKNS, encoded by the coding sequence ATGAATTACTTTATTATTTTACTTTTTTTTATTTTTTTAGCATTTTATTCAAATTATGTAGGAAAGATTTTTGAAAAGATTAAGTTCCCGTCTTTAATTGGAATGATGATTGCAGGAGTTTTAATTGGACCATATGGTCTGAACAAGACACCAGAGTTAGCTCTTGAATTAGCACCAATTTTAAAAGATGTAGCTCTAATAATAGTTTTATTTATTGGGGGACTTGGTATAGGTGCCGATCAAATAAAAAAAATAGGTCGTCCAGCTATATTGTTAAGTATTATTCCTGCAACTTTAGAAGGATTTGCAATAGCATATTTATCAACTATTTTTTTAGGTTTTACTTTTATTCAAGGAGCTATTTTAGGATTTATTATAGCTGCTGTTAGTCCAGCGGTTTTGATTCCATCTATGGTAAGTTTGATAGACAAAAATATTGGTCAAAAAAAATCTATTCCACAGTTATTATTAGTAGGAGCATCTGCAGATGATACGATAGCTATTACTCTATTTACATCTTTTTTAGCAATATATTTTCAAAAACTTGATGGTGGAACTTTTGATTTTAAAACTCAACTATTTCTTATACCTGTATCTATTGTAGTCAGTTTAATAATTGGGTGGTTAGTGGGATTGATTGGAAAATATAGTTATTTAAAAATAAATAATAACAAGATAAAAATAGCTGTAGTTTTTACAATTTGCTTAGTCCTTAGATTTATAGAAAATAAGTTTCATTTTACTTTATATAATTCACTATTAACAATAATGTCTCTGGGATTTTTTATTCGTTATTATCAAGTAGAAAAGTATAAAGAAATTCATAAAGGAATGAATGAGATATGGAAATATGGAAAAATATATCTATTTACTTTTGTAGGAATGGCTATAAATCCAGGATTAGTAGGTGGTTACTTTTTCATCGGATTAACAATTTTAACATATTCTTTATCTATAAGATCAATTGGAGTTTTAATTGCGTTAATTGGTACAAATTTAACATATAAAGAAAGATTATTTTGTGTTATTGCTTATCTTCCTAAAGCAACTGTTCAGTCAGCAAAAGCAGGAATTCCACTTCAAATGGGAGTTGTAGGTGGAGAAGTAATGCAAGCTATAGCTATTTTAAGTGTTTTAATAACAGCTCCTTTAGGTGCTATAGGTATAAACTCTACATATAAAAAATTATTAAAAAATTCTTAG
- a CDS encoding betaine/proline/choline family ABC transporter ATP-binding protein, giving the protein MIEFKKVTKSYDKRTLILKNIDFKIKTGEFVVLIGESGCGKTTTMKLINRLIDPSSGIVLIDGEDISKVDPITLRRRIGYVIQKEGLMPHMTIGENIELVPKLLKWEKERRKDRAYELLNLLNLDPEIYYEKYPHEVSGGQKQRVGIARALATNPDIILMDEPFSALDPITRESIQDEVLKLQKELGKTIIFVTHDMDEAIKLGERIAFLKDGEILQFDTPDEILKRPASEYIEQFIGKDRIWKTPKKLLVSDIMSKHYWTIEKRSNISRAFNLLKTHDTDFLIVTETEGGRYSEPIGIIFRKNLIYAMENNILRVRDIMDKEFTTIDKDSNLLDVLNKMSSINAKVIPVVDDKNRLKGVITNLGLVNAISKIAPSPEVEEESLETGDAI; this is encoded by the coding sequence ATGATTGAGTTTAAAAAAGTTACAAAATCTTATGATAAAAGAACACTTATTTTAAAAAATATAGATTTTAAAATAAAAACTGGAGAATTTGTCGTTTTAATTGGAGAATCTGGTTGTGGAAAAACAACAACTATGAAACTAATAAATAGACTTATTGATCCGTCCAGTGGAATTGTACTTATAGATGGAGAAGATATAAGTAAAGTTGATCCAATAACTCTTAGAAGAAGAATTGGATATGTTATACAAAAAGAGGGACTGATGCCTCATATGACTATTGGTGAAAATATAGAGCTCGTTCCTAAACTTTTAAAATGGGAAAAAGAAAGAAGAAAAGACAGAGCTTATGAATTATTAAATCTTTTAAATCTTGATCCTGAAATATACTATGAGAAGTATCCTCATGAAGTGTCGGGAGGTCAAAAGCAAAGAGTTGGTATAGCTAGAGCTTTGGCCACAAATCCTGATATAATTTTGATGGACGAACCTTTTTCTGCACTAGATCCTATAACTAGAGAAAGTATTCAAGATGAAGTTTTAAAACTGCAAAAAGAGTTAGGAAAAACTATTATATTTGTTACTCATGATATGGATGAAGCGATAAAGTTAGGAGAGAGAATAGCATTTTTAAAAGATGGAGAGATTTTACAGTTTGATACTCCAGATGAAATTTTGAAAAGGCCAGCATCTGAATATATAGAGCAATTTATAGGAAAAGATAGAATTTGGAAAACACCTAAAAAACTTCTAGTTTCAGATATAATGTCTAAACATTATTGGACGATTGAAAAGAGAAGTAACATTTCTAGAGCTTTTAATCTATTAAAAACTCACGATACAGATTTTCTTATTGTTACTGAAACAGAGGGTGGAAGATATAGTGAACCTATTGGAATAATATTTAGGAAAAATTTGATATATGCTATGGAAAATAATATTTTAAGAGTAAGAGATATTATGGACAAAGAGTTTACTACTATAGATAAAGATAGTAATTTGTTAGATGTTTTAAATAAGATGTCTAGTATAAATGCAAAAGTTATACCTGTTGTTGATGATAAAAATAGATTGAAGGGAGTTATAACAAACTTAGGGTTAGTTAATGCTATTAGTAAAATAGCACCATCTCCTGAAGTCGAAGAAGAATCTTTAGAGACGGGTGATGCTATATGA
- a CDS encoding glycine betaine ABC transporter substrate-binding protein: MNSFIKYFIEKLPEVHVALMQHIEITGLAVAIAIIIGVPIGIFIIRSERLSKVVLTIAGIFQTIPSLALFGLIIPIMGIGIKPAVFVLFLYSLLPIITNTYIGIKGVDKSTIQAAIGMGMTNFQVLTKVKLPIAVAVIMGGIRISTVATIGTATIAALIGAGGLGELIFRGISTSNNNLVLTGAIPTAILAFVANYFLGVLEKVLTPSGMLTNPKEKKKNVKILKIVMAILILGIGFRIYENNKSRGIPTIVVGHKNYNEQRILGVMMSQVIEAKTNYKVKTVELGTGTVIFEAIKSGDIDVYPEYTGVAYAAYLGKKEKADAKTVFDIIKSEYLADHNLDIREPMGFENTYAFAMKPEVAQKYGIKAISDLKRYANNMVLSGPHEFMEREDGLLGIQKAYNIRFKSILSMDQGLVINSLVSDKIEVALVYSTDGLIAKHKLLLLEDDLKFFPPYEVVVTMRKGFEDTKGDVIEALDSLVEALNEDEMQELNLLAIEGNEPIENIINKFLINKGIIK; the protein is encoded by the coding sequence ATGAACTCATTTATAAAATATTTTATAGAAAAACTACCTGAGGTTCATGTTGCACTTATGCAACATATAGAGATAACAGGTCTTGCTGTAGCGATAGCTATTATAATTGGAGTTCCAATAGGAATTTTTATAATTAGAAGTGAAAGACTTTCCAAAGTGGTTTTGACTATAGCTGGAATATTTCAAACAATACCTAGTTTAGCATTATTTGGTCTGATAATTCCTATTATGGGAATTGGAATAAAACCTGCAGTTTTTGTACTTTTTTTATATTCACTATTACCAATTATAACAAATACTTATATTGGAATAAAAGGGGTAGATAAATCTACCATTCAAGCTGCTATCGGTATGGGAATGACTAATTTCCAAGTTTTAACTAAAGTTAAGTTACCTATTGCTGTAGCTGTCATAATGGGAGGAATTAGAATTTCTACAGTAGCTACAATAGGAACAGCAACAATTGCAGCATTAATTGGAGCGGGTGGATTGGGAGAACTTATATTTAGAGGAATATCAACAAGTAATAATAATCTAGTTTTAACTGGAGCTATCCCTACAGCTATTTTAGCTTTTGTGGCAAACTATTTTTTAGGAGTTTTGGAAAAAGTACTGACTCCTAGTGGAATGTTGACAAATCCAAAAGAGAAAAAGAAAAATGTAAAAATCTTAAAAATAGTTATGGCTATCTTAATATTAGGAATTGGATTTAGAATATATGAAAATAATAAAAGTAGAGGTATACCGACAATAGTTGTAGGACATAAAAATTACAACGAACAAAGAATTTTAGGGGTAATGATGTCTCAAGTTATAGAAGCTAAAACTAATTATAAAGTAAAAACAGTGGAGCTTGGAACAGGAACAGTTATATTTGAGGCTATTAAAAGTGGAGATATTGATGTATATCCTGAATATACAGGTGTAGCATATGCAGCTTATTTAGGAAAGAAAGAGAAGGCAGATGCTAAAACTGTATTTGATATCATAAAATCTGAATACTTAGCAGATCATAATTTAGATATTAGAGAACCTATGGGATTTGAAAACACATATGCTTTTGCTATGAAGCCAGAAGTAGCTCAAAAGTATGGAATAAAAGCTATTAGTGATTTAAAAAGATATGCAAATAATATGGTTTTAAGTGGTCCTCATGAGTTTATGGAGAGAGAAGATGGACTTTTAGGAATACAAAAAGCTTACAATATAAGATTTAAAAGTATTCTATCTATGGATCAGGGATTGGTTATTAATTCTTTAGTTTCAGATAAGATTGAGGTTGCTTTAGTTTACTCTACAGATGGATTGATAGCTAAACATAAGTTGCTTCTTTTAGAGGATGATTTAAAGTTTTTTCCTCCTTATGAAGTTGTGGTTACAATGAGAAAGGGATTTGAAGATACAAAGGGAGATGTTATAGAAGCATTGGATTCTCTTGTGGAAGCTTTAAATGAAGATGAGATGCAAGAGTTAAATCTTTTGGCAATTGAAGGGAATGAACCCATTGAAAATATTATTAATAAGTTTCTTATAAATAAAGGTATTATAAAATAA
- a CDS encoding vWA domain-containing protein: protein MYNFKIPYILILIPIVTYLFFRKRSQGAIKVPGIQIIKKYSKGSKKHLLGRVFMYLSTVFMILALARPQLTTEGKVVKKDGIDIAIALDLSKSMEARDFNPNRLEKSKELLNEFVDKRPNDRLSLVVFGGEAYTKVPLTFDHSVLKNMISNITTDDITSNNRTAIGMGLGVALNRLKDSNSKSKIIILMTDGENNSGEMSPIGAAEVAKELGIKVYTIGIGAKEIAVPGFFGTSYIENKELDENLLNLIAEKTNGKYFRASDSKEFQNIFNEINNLEKSKIDSRSIYNITEYFEELLKVALVLFLLGIFFEYFKYIRIP, encoded by the coding sequence GTGTATAACTTTAAGATACCATATATATTAATACTGATTCCTATAGTTACCTATCTTTTTTTTAGAAAAAGATCTCAAGGAGCTATTAAGGTTCCAGGAATACAAATTATAAAAAAATATTCGAAAGGAAGTAAAAAACATCTTTTAGGACGAGTTTTTATGTATTTATCTACTGTATTTATGATTTTAGCTTTGGCTCGTCCTCAACTTACAACAGAGGGTAAAGTTGTAAAAAAAGATGGAATAGATATAGCTATAGCTTTAGATCTTTCAAAATCTATGGAAGCAAGAGATTTTAATCCCAATAGATTAGAAAAATCAAAAGAACTATTAAATGAATTTGTAGATAAAAGACCAAATGATAGATTATCTTTAGTTGTCTTTGGAGGAGAAGCTTACACAAAAGTACCTTTGACATTTGATCACAGTGTATTAAAAAATATGATTTCTAATATAACAACTGATGATATAACAAGCAATAATAGAACTGCTATCGGTATGGGATTGGGAGTGGCATTAAATAGATTAAAAGATTCTAATTCTAAATCTAAAATTATTATATTAATGACAGATGGTGAAAATAACTCTGGTGAAATGAGTCCAATAGGAGCCGCTGAAGTTGCCAAAGAGTTAGGTATAAAAGTTTATACCATTGGAATTGGAGCTAAAGAAATTGCAGTTCCTGGATTTTTTGGAACTTCATATATCGAAAATAAAGAGCTAGATGAAAATCTTTTAAATCTTATTGCAGAAAAAACAAATGGAAAATATTTCAGAGCTAGTGATTCTAAAGAGTTTCAGAATATTTTTAACGAAATAAATAATTTAGAAAAAAGCAAGATAGATAGTAGAAGTATCTATAATATTACAGAATATTTTGAAGAGTTATTAAAAGTTGCTTTAGTTTTATTTTTATTAGGAATATTTTTTGAATATTTTAAATATATAAGAATACCTTAG
- a CDS encoding NCS2 family permease: MENIKQKNNGVLRAIDSYFQLSQYNTTISTEITAGITTFMTMAYILIVQPLFMSAAGMDVKAVTIVTALLSAAFSIVMGLYTNRPFAMAPAMGGNAFFAYTLVAGGMVNWQTAMGMVFLSGIGFLVLTVFGLRGLIVEAIPKNLKFAIGVAVGFFIAMVGFKNGQIMTISNGTISMGSIYNPNTILSLIGLFITIALVLNKVRGGVLIGIVITTLLGIPMGITQIPESFFSMPPSISSIAFKLDIMGALKFAFLPLIFTFFVGDFFCTLGTLLGVSAQAGLLDENGNLPEVDKPFLVDSIATIVGALFGSTTITTFLESAAGVEEGGRTGLTAISTGICFIFTIFLTPIVYIIPSAATAPALIFIGILMMTSMKFIDMDDMTEFVPAVITIMFTVFTDNMASGMSMGIISHVIIKVLTGRYKELNIPVLILTLPLLGYFIFL, translated from the coding sequence ATGGAAAACATTAAACAAAAGAATAATGGTGTGCTAAGGGCTATTGATTCTTATTTTCAACTTAGCCAATACAACACTACAATTTCAACAGAAATAACTGCTGGAATTACAACTTTTATGACGATGGCATACATCTTAATAGTTCAGCCTTTATTTATGAGTGCTGCTGGAATGGATGTTAAAGCTGTTACTATTGTAACTGCTCTGCTATCAGCTGCTTTTTCTATTGTTATGGGTCTTTATACAAATAGACCTTTTGCTATGGCACCAGCTATGGGAGGAAATGCATTTTTCGCTTATACTCTAGTTGCTGGAGGAATGGTTAATTGGCAAACAGCTATGGGAATGGTATTTTTATCTGGAATAGGTTTTTTAGTTCTTACAGTTTTCGGATTGAGAGGACTTATTGTAGAAGCAATTCCTAAAAATTTAAAGTTTGCTATAGGAGTAGCTGTTGGATTTTTTATAGCTATGGTAGGATTTAAAAATGGTCAAATAATGACAATTTCTAATGGAACTATCTCTATGGGAAGTATTTATAATCCAAATACTATATTATCTTTAATCGGACTTTTTATTACAATTGCTCTTGTTTTAAATAAAGTTAGAGGTGGAGTTTTAATTGGTATAGTGATTACTACACTACTTGGAATTCCAATGGGAATAACTCAAATACCTGAGAGCTTTTTCTCTATGCCACCATCAATATCTAGTATAGCTTTTAAACTTGATATAATGGGAGCATTAAAATTTGCATTTTTACCTTTAATATTCACATTTTTCGTAGGAGATTTCTTCTGTACTCTAGGAACTTTATTAGGAGTTTCAGCACAAGCTGGACTTTTAGATGAAAATGGTAATTTACCAGAAGTAGATAAACCTTTCCTAGTTGATTCTATAGCAACTATTGTTGGAGCATTATTTGGTTCTACAACAATAACAACATTTTTAGAGTCAGCAGCTGGAGTTGAAGAGGGAGGAAGAACAGGTCTAACTGCAATATCTACAGGAATTTGCTTTATATTTACAATTTTCTTAACACCAATTGTTTATATAATTCCATCTGCTGCAACAGCACCAGCATTAATTTTTATAGGCATCCTTATGATGACAAGCATGAAGTTTATCGATATGGACGATATGACTGAATTTGTTCCAGCTGTTATTACAATTATGTTTACTGTATTTACAGATAACATGGCATCTGGAATGAGTATGGGTATTATATCTCATGTAATTATAAAGGTATTAACTGGAAGATATAAAGAATTAAATATACCAGTGTTAATTTTAACACTACCACTATTAGGATATTTTATATTCCTATAA
- the nagE gene encoding N-acetylglucosamine-specific PTS transporter subunit IIBC, translating to MFSYLQKIGKALMVPVAVLPAAAILLGLGYFIDPTGWGGNSALAAFLIKSGAAIIDQMPILFAVGVAFGMSKDKNGSAALTGLVGFLVLTTLLSPGAVGQIMKIDNVPVGFSKINNQFIGILVGVISSALYNRFSDVELPKALSFFSGKRLVPIITSFVMIIVAFLLMYVWPTIYDGLVNFGEGISGMGAVGAGIYGFLNRLLIPVGLHHALNSVFWFDVAGINDIPKFLGGAQSIANGTGIPGVTGMYQAGFFPIMMFGLLGAAVAFVKTAKPENKDKIKSIMIAAGFATFLTGVTEPLEFAFMFVAPGLYLVHAILTGISLFIAATMHWIAGFGFSAGLIDMLLSSRNPLATGWYMLVIQGIVFFFLYYFIFYFIITRFNLKTPGREDADPSEEVNAPSKASTNDELAERMLPLLGGTDNLVTVDNCITRLRLDVKDSSLVNEAEIKKLGVAGVLKPSKTSVQIIVGTQVEFVANALKRMTGK from the coding sequence ATGTTTAGTTATTTACAAAAAATAGGTAAAGCACTAATGGTTCCTGTTGCAGTTTTACCAGCTGCTGCAATTTTATTAGGATTAGGTTACTTTATTGACCCAACTGGTTGGGGAGGAAATAGTGCATTAGCTGCATTTTTAATTAAATCTGGGGCTGCGATAATAGATCAAATGCCTATATTATTTGCTGTTGGGGTTGCCTTTGGAATGTCTAAAGACAAAAATGGTTCTGCTGCTTTAACAGGTTTAGTAGGTTTCTTAGTACTTACTACATTATTATCACCTGGTGCTGTTGGACAGATTATGAAAATAGACAATGTACCTGTTGGATTTAGTAAAATAAATAACCAATTTATAGGTATTTTAGTTGGAGTTATCTCTTCAGCTTTATATAACAGATTTAGTGATGTTGAGTTACCTAAAGCTCTTTCATTCTTTAGTGGAAAAAGATTAGTTCCAATCATTACATCATTTGTTATGATTATAGTTGCTTTCCTTTTAATGTATGTATGGCCAACAATTTATGATGGATTAGTTAACTTTGGAGAGGGAATCAGCGGAATGGGAGCTGTTGGAGCAGGTATCTATGGATTCTTAAACAGACTTTTAATTCCTGTTGGATTACACCACGCTTTAAACTCAGTATTCTGGTTTGACGTTGCTGGAATTAATGATATTCCTAAATTCTTAGGTGGAGCTCAATCAATTGCAAACGGAACTGGAATCCCTGGAGTTACAGGAATGTATCAAGCTGGATTCTTCCCTATTATGATGTTTGGTCTTTTAGGAGCAGCAGTTGCTTTCGTAAAAACAGCTAAACCTGAAAATAAGGATAAAATTAAATCTATCATGATTGCTGCTGGATTTGCAACTTTCTTAACAGGGGTTACTGAGCCATTAGAGTTTGCATTCATGTTCGTTGCACCTGGATTATATTTAGTTCATGCTATATTAACTGGAATCTCATTATTTATAGCTGCTACTATGCACTGGATTGCTGGATTTGGATTCTCTGCTGGATTAATAGATATGTTATTATCATCTAGAAATCCATTAGCTACAGGATGGTATATGTTAGTTATACAAGGTATTGTATTCTTCTTCTTATACTACTTCATATTCTACTTCATCATTACAAGATTTAATCTTAAAACTCCTGGAAGAGAAGATGCTGATCCTTCAGAAGAAGTAAATGCACCATCAAAAGCTTCTACAAATGATGAGTTAGCTGAAAGAATGCTACCACTTTTAGGTGGAACTGATAACTTAGTGACTGTAGATAACTGTATAACTAGATTAAGACTTGATGTTAAAGATAGTTCATTAGTTAATGAAGCAGAAATCAAGAAATTAGGGGTAGCTGGAGTATTAAAACCAAGTAAAACTTCTGTTCAGATTATCGTTGGAACTCAAGTTGAGTTTGTAGCTAACGCTTTAAAAAGAATGACAGGAAAATAA
- a CDS encoding BatD family protein, giving the protein MKKINLFLIMLMLCKLTFSELILNSSNLSPSKYEVFNLEVSFVNEDKEKYKIDGLENFDVLSKGSSNSYNVINGKTTSVKSDVYRLKPKKDGEFTLKLITENGNEKSLLIDVKENKQLDKVMEDRFALQVDIPKKSYYFGEKIPFQENFISTVNISSFSQVKAPNFQDFSVKDITKYNNNSYIQNQIEYKGKQAIELNIFKGILQANSSGEKNIITSEVKVGEPTRDFFYENTTLVGGDNLKIDIKPLPVDTPKNFKDIVGTLTYKENWKNKEVNVGQAITLNLTLSGSGNLALLENLPIENQNDFNVFQSVKNYNEEIKGENYYNEKTFEVAFIPKNGGIEKTPEIVIPYFNTNTEKYENLIIPSQEIKVTGKNLQIDASSNNRPIQKNMENNNSVNKDEITSSGKLTDNLQEVNIKVLETEKTSAKNIYKLAFGIVSLLCLVELITIIYLVLDRKKYKNHKKR; this is encoded by the coding sequence ATGAAAAAAATTAATTTATTTTTAATAATGTTAATGCTTTGTAAATTAACTTTTTCTGAATTAATATTAAACTCTTCTAATTTATCTCCTTCAAAATATGAAGTTTTTAATTTAGAAGTTTCATTTGTAAACGAAGATAAAGAAAAATACAAAATAGATGGTTTAGAAAATTTTGATGTTTTATCCAAAGGCTCAAGTAATAGCTACAATGTAATAAATGGAAAAACAACATCAGTTAAAAGCGATGTCTATAGATTGAAGCCAAAGAAAGATGGAGAATTTACACTAAAACTTATAACTGAAAACGGCAATGAAAAATCTCTTCTAATAGATGTAAAAGAGAACAAGCAATTAGATAAAGTTATGGAAGATAGATTTGCTTTGCAAGTAGATATACCTAAAAAAAGTTATTATTTTGGTGAAAAAATACCTTTTCAAGAGAATTTTATAAGTACTGTTAACATCAGTTCTTTTTCTCAAGTTAAAGCACCAAATTTCCAAGATTTTTCAGTAAAAGATATTACTAAATATAATAACAATAGCTATATACAAAATCAAATAGAATATAAAGGTAAACAAGCCATTGAACTTAATATATTTAAAGGAATTTTGCAAGCTAATAGTAGTGGTGAAAAAAATATTATAACAAGTGAGGTTAAAGTTGGAGAACCTACAAGAGATTTTTTCTATGAAAATACAACTTTAGTTGGGGGAGATAATTTAAAAATAGATATTAAGCCACTACCTGTAGATACACCTAAAAATTTTAAAGATATTGTAGGAACCCTTACCTATAAAGAAAATTGGAAAAATAAAGAGGTTAATGTTGGACAAGCTATTACTTTGAATTTAACTTTATCTGGAAGTGGAAATTTAGCTTTATTAGAAAACTTGCCTATTGAAAATCAAAATGATTTTAATGTTTTTCAAAGTGTAAAAAATTATAATGAAGAGATTAAAGGTGAAAACTATTATAATGAAAAAACTTTTGAAGTAGCATTTATTCCTAAAAATGGAGGTATTGAAAAAACTCCAGAAATAGTTATTCCATATTTTAATACTAACACAGAAAAATATGAAAATTTAATAATTCCATCACAAGAAATAAAAGTTACGGGAAAAAATCTTCAAATAGATGCCTCTTCTAATAATAGACCTATACAAAAAAATATGGAAAATAACAACTCGGTAAATAAGGATGAAATTACTTCTTCAGGAAAATTAACTGATAATTTACAAGAAGTTAATATAAAAGTTCTTGAAACAGAGAAAACTTCAGCTAAAAATATCTATAAATTAGCTTTTGGAATTGTTTCGCTTCTATGTTTAGTAGAATTGATTACAATAATATACCTAGTATTAGATAGAAAGAAGTATAAAAACCATAAAAAAAGATAA
- a CDS encoding vWA domain-containing protein, with protein MEFGNTTSIKFIVIPILTILFLILGVRKREKILERIGWKKDTLIMVVKTILLSLGGILVFIALLSPQKLKEEEKIEVKGSDLYVLMDISKSMLAEDTYPNRLEISKKELKEILNNLKGDRVGIIPFSDSAYVQMPLTDDYFMAINYIDAIDSKLISGGGTELLEALKLANASFEKTGAKDKNVIIFSDGGERNPEILKYVKDNHIKTFIFGVGTDEGSVIPIDNGFIKDNSGNIVVSKLNDDFLKELARESGGQYYSLNNLNTGNYQKLITDIGKLDKTSQRDEKLNIYEQYYQYPLGIGLLLVLIGYFLRRKEKEGEYV; from the coding sequence ATGGAATTTGGAAACACAACTAGTATTAAATTTATAGTTATCCCTATTTTAACTATTTTATTTTTAATATTAGGAGTAAGAAAAAGAGAGAAAATATTAGAAAGAATAGGTTGGAAAAAAGATACTCTGATTATGGTTGTTAAAACAATTCTTCTTTCTTTAGGTGGAATTTTAGTATTTATAGCACTACTTTCACCACAGAAGTTAAAGGAAGAGGAGAAAATAGAGGTTAAAGGAAGTGATCTTTATGTTCTGATGGATATATCTAAGTCTATGTTGGCTGAAGATACTTATCCAAATAGATTGGAGATAAGTAAAAAAGAATTAAAAGAGATTTTAAATAATCTCAAAGGGGATCGTGTTGGAATTATTCCATTTTCTGATAGTGCCTACGTTCAAATGCCTTTAACTGATGATTATTTTATGGCAATAAATTATATTGATGCAATAGATAGTAAGCTTATTTCAGGTGGTGGAACAGAACTTTTAGAAGCTTTAAAATTAGCAAATGCCTCTTTTGAAAAAACAGGTGCAAAAGATAAAAATGTTATTATTTTTTCAGATGGTGGAGAGAGAAATCCTGAAATTTTAAAGTATGTTAAAGATAATCATATTAAGACTTTTATCTTTGGAGTTGGAACTGATGAAGGAAGTGTAATTCCAATAGATAATGGATTTATAAAAGATAATAGTGGAAATATAGTTGTATCTAAACTGAATGATGATTTTTTGAAAGAGTTAGCTAGAGAGAGTGGTGGACAATATTATTCTTTAAATAACTTAAATACAGGCAATTATCAAAAGTTAATTACTGATATTGGTAAACTAGATAAAACTTCTCAAAGAGATGAAAAATTAAATATTTATGAACAATATTACCAATATCCATTAGGAATAGGACTTTTATTAGTGCTTATTGGATATTTTTTAAGAAGAAAAGAGAAGGAGGGAGAATATGTTTAA